One stretch of Prunus persica cultivar Lovell chromosome G1, Prunus_persica_NCBIv2, whole genome shotgun sequence DNA includes these proteins:
- the LOC18791748 gene encoding ubiquitin-related modifier 1 homolog 2, translating to MKLTVEFGGGLELLCNSVKIHNVNVELQSGAEKLTMKDLLSWIRTNLIKERPEMFMKGDTVRPGVLALVNDCDWELSGQLDTTLEEKDVVVFISTLHGG from the exons ATGAAGCTGACCGTCGAATTCGG CGGAGGATTAGAGCTTCTTTGCAACTCTGTAAAGATTCATAATGTCAATGTAGAACTGCAAAGCGGAGCAGAAAAG TTAACAATGAAGGATTTGCTCTCTTGGATTCGTACCAATTTGATCAAGGAGAGGCCTGAAATGTTTATGAAAGGAGATACTGT GAGACCTGGTGTTCTGGCCCTTGTGAACGATTGCGATTGGGAGCTGAGTGGCCAACTTGATACAACACTAGAGGAGAAGGATGtggttgttttcatttcaacctTACATGGTGGATAG
- the LOC18790155 gene encoding ABC transporter F family member 4: MGKKKTEEAGATTKVKSTGKDASKDGKKEKVSVSAMLASMDQKPDKPKKGSSSSTKAKGAPKRPSYTDDIDLPPSDEEDEYVLEEGQQEEKQKRPEYKPLDVAITDKELKKRAQKDLLAAHAVEQAKKEALRDDHDAFTVVIGSRASVLDGEDGDANVKDITVENFSVSARGKELLKNTSVKISHGKRYGLVGPNGMGKSTLLKLLAWRKIPVPKNIDVLLVEQEVVADDRTALEAVVSANEELVKIRKEVADLQNSASAEEKDSYDDDVEGEKLTELYEKLQLMGSDAAEAQASKILAGLGFTKDMQGRPTKSFSGGWRMRISLARALFVQPTLLLLDEPTNHLDLRAVLWLEEYLCRWKKTLVVVSHDRDFLNTVCNEIIHLHDLKLHIYRGNFDDFETGYEQRRKEVNKKFEIYDKQMKAAKRSGNRVQQEKVKDRAKSAAAKEASKNRGKGKVDEDDTPVEAPKKWRDYSVEFHFPEPTELTPPLLQLVEVSFSYPKREDFKLSGVDVGIDMGTRVAIVGPNGAGKSTLLNLLAGDLVPTEGEVRRSQKLRIGRYSQHFVDLLTMGETPVQYLLRLHPEQEGLSKQEAVRAKLGKYGLPSHNHLTPIAKLSGGQKARVVFTSISMSRPHILLLDEPTNHLDMQSIDALADALDEFTGGVVLVSHDSRLISRVCDDEEKSEIWVVEEGTVRTFPGTFEEYKEELQREIKAEVDD, encoded by the coding sequence atgggaaagaagaagacagaggAGGCTGGTGCAACCACGAAGGTTAAGTCAACCGGAAAAGATGCGTCTAAAGAcgggaagaaagagaaagtatCAGTCTCTGCCATGTTGGCCAGCATGGACCAGAAACCTGATAAGCCCAAGAAAGGATCTTCCTCAAGTACAAAGGCGAAAGGTGCTCCAAAGCGTCCATCCTACACTGATGATATTGATCTCCCTCCCtctgatgaagaagatgaatatgtGTTGGAAGAGGgccaacaagaagaaaagcagAAGAGGCCAGAATATAAGCCACTTGATGTAGCCATAACAGACAAAGAGTTAAAGAAGCGTGCTCAGAAGGACCTTCTAGCTGCCCATGCTGTTGAGCAGGCTAAGAAGGAGGCCCTTAGAGACGATCATGATGCTTTCACTGTTGTTATTGGAAGCCGGGCATCGGTACTTGATGGTGAAGATGGTGATGCTAATGTCAAGGATATAACAGTAGAAAATTTTTCTGTGTCGGCTCGGGGAAAGGAACTTCTAAAGAACACCTCAGTGAAGATATCACATGGGAAGAGATATGGTTTGGTTGGCCCTAATGGAATGGGCAAGTCTACTCTCTTGAAGCTTCTTGCTTGGAGGAAGATTCCAGTACCAAAAAACATTGATGTGCTTTTGGTTGAACAGGAGGTAGTTGCTGACGATAGAACTGCACTTGAAGCAGTTGTTTCAGCTAATGAAGAACTTGTCAAAATCCGGAAAGAGGTTGCAGATTTGCAGAATTCAGCTTCTGCTGAGGAAAAGGACagttatgatgatgatgtagaGGGAGAGAAGCTTACTGAATTGTATGAGAAATTGCAGTTAATGGGGTCGGATGCGGCTGAAGCTCAGGCTTCAAAGATTCTTGCTGGGTTGGGGTTCACAAAGGATATGCAAGGCCGTCCAACTAAGTCCTTCAGTGGTGGTTGGAGGATGAGAATTTCATTAGCAAGGGCACTTTTTGTCCAGCCAACGCTTTTGTTGCTTGATGAACCCACTAACCATCTCGACTTGAGGGCTGTTCTCTGGTTGGAGGAGTACTTGTGCCGCTGGAAAAAAACTTTGGTTGTCGTCTCACATGACCGGGATTTCCTTAACACAGTTTGCAATGAGATTATTCATCTGCATGATCTGAAACTCCACATCTACCGTGgaaattttgatgattttgaaaCTGGGTATGAGCAACGTCGCAAAGAAGTGAACAAAAAGTTTGAAATTTATGACAAGCAGATGAAAGCTGCTAAAAGGAGTGGAAATCGGGTTCAACAGGAGAAGGTCAAGGATCGAGCAAAGTCTGCAGCAGCTAAGGAAGCATCAAAGAACAGGGGCAAGGGCAAGGTTGATGAAGATGACACACCAGTTGAGGCTCCTAAGAAGTGGAGAGATTACAGTGTGGAGTTCCACTTTCCTGAACCGACCGAGCTTACTCCTCCACTCTTGCAACTTGTTGAAGTCAGCTTCAGTTATCCAAAACGGGAGGATTTCAAGCTGTCAGGTGTTGATGTTGGTATTGATATGGGGACTCGTGTTGCAATTGTTGGACCTAACGGAGCTGGAAAGTCTACTCTGCTCAACCTTCTTGCAGGTGATTTGGTTCCTACGGAGGGTGAAGTACGGAGGAGTCAGAAGTTGAGGATCGGTAGGTATTCACAGCACTTTGTGGATCTCCTGACAATGGGTGAGACCCCAGTTCAGTACCTTCTTCGCCTTCATCCAGAACAAGAGGGACTTAGCAAGCAAGAGGCTGTCCGGGCAAAGCTTGGGAAATATGGACTCCCTAGCCACAACCATCTTACTCCTATTGCAAAATTATCCGGAGGGCAGAAAGCACGAGTCGTCTTCACATCAATATCCATGTCAAGGCCCCACATTTTGCTGTTGGATGAGCCCACGAATCATTTAGATATGCAGAGTATTGATGCCCTGGCTGATGCACTTGATGAATTCACTGGTGGAGTTGTACTGGTGAGTCATGATTCTAGGCTGATATCACGGGTGTGTGACGATGAAGAGAAGAGTGAAATTTGGGTTGTTGAAGAGGGTACTGTGAGGACTTTTCCAGGGACTTTCGAGGAGTACAAGGAGGAGCTACAAAGAGAAATTAAAGCTGAGGTCGATGACTAA